A window of Trichoderma atroviride chromosome 3, complete sequence contains these coding sequences:
- a CDS encoding uncharacterized protein (EggNog:ENOG41), which produces MAEEHKPVDVAAPVAEEVAAPAPVVVAEEAPVVETAIPVVEDKPAEETKPAETEEAAEAAKEEDKKEEEPAKPIEEGFLGHKAQGASFPKNLIASKAFFFFGAESVEADVLAAYKRAEKHAEVAQHNIAWAAHTGKGLLFIGDKKAPHGVINLADATEPETDGSHKFHLTAKGNKHSFKAASAAERDNWVAQLKEKIAEAKELATAVTESEVYKQTIESFKPAPKEEKTEAPKEEAAPVEEAAVPAEETAAKTEEAAKEEPVKDELKVKDNERRSASRKRTSFFGFGKKEEKKEEAKTEETPATETPAVVEPVPEVEAPATEEVPVAEPAVEGETKASEELQPESPKEKPTVNKRTSFFGNVFSKKEKKAAEAKPEIESPKEEEVPAAETAPVIPPVEATTPLAVDVASPATVPTETTEVAATNGDAKKEKEKRKSSLPFNFGKRDKSPGPAAEGDEKKGAFSKLRATIKGKGAAKSDEKAIEEAKEEDAIKEEETPATEEAAKTEEAVKEEAAATEEAPKPVEAEAENKPEDITTATPAVIAAA; this is translated from the exons ATGGCTGAGGAACACAAGCCCGTTGACGTCGCCGCCCCGGTGGCTGAGGAGGTCGCTGCTCCCGCTCCCGTCGTTGTCGCCGAGGAGGCCCCCGTTGTCGAGACCGCTATCCCTGTTGTCGAGGACAAGCCCGCTGAGGAGACGAAGCCCGCCGAGACTGAGGAGGCCgctgaggctgccaaggaggaggacaagaaggaggaggagcccgCCAAGCCCATTGAGGAGGGCTTCCTGGGACACAAGGCTCAGGGCGCCAGCTTCCCCAA GAACCTGATTGCCAGcaaggccttcttcttcttcggcgccGAGTCCGTCGAGGCTGATGTCCTCGCCGCCTACAAGAGGGCTGAGAAGCACGCCGAGGTTGCCCAGCACAACATTGCCTGGGCTGCTCACACCGGCAAGGgtcttcttttcattggTGACAAGAAGGCTCCCCACGGCGTCATCAACCTG GCTGATGCCACTGAGCCCGAGACCGATGGCTCCCACAAGTTCCACCTCACCGCCAAGGGCAACAAGCACAGCTTCAaggctgcctctgccgctgaGCGCGACAACTGGGTCGCCCAActgaaggagaagattgctgaggccaaggagctcgcCACTGCTGTTACCGAGTCTGAGGTTTACAAGCAGACCATTGAGAGCTTCAAGCCTGCCcccaaggaggagaagactgAGGCCcccaaggaggaggctgccCCTGTCGAGGAGGCTGCTGTCCCTGCTGAGGAGACCGCTGCCAAGACTgaggaggctgccaaggaggagcccgtcaaggatgagctcaaggtcaaggacaACGAGCGCCGCTCTGCTAGCCGCAAGCGCACTTctttcttcggcttcggcaagaaggaggagaagaaggaggaagccAAGACTGAGGAGACCCCCGCCACTGAGACTCCCGCCGTCGTTGAGCCCGTCCCCGAGGTTGAGGCCCCTGCCACCGAAGAGGTCCCCGTTGCTGAGCCCGCCGTTGAGGGTGAGACCAAGGCCAGCGAGGAGCTCCAGCCTGAGTCCCCCAAGGAGAAGCCTACCGTCAACAAGCGCACCAGCTTCTTCGGCAACGTCTTCTctaagaaggagaagaaggctgctgaggccAAGCCCGAGATTGAGTCTCccaaggaggaagaggtcCCCGCCGCTGAGACTGCTCCCGTCATCCCCCCCGTTGAGGCCACCACCCCCTTGGCCGTCGACGTTGCCAGCCCCGCCACCGTCCCTACTGAGACCACCGAGGTTGCTGCCACCAACGGcgatgccaagaaggagaaggagaagcgcAAGTCTTCTCTACCCTTCAACTTTGGCAAGCGCGACAAGTCTCCCGGCCCCGCTGCCGAGggcgacgagaagaagggcgcGTTCTCCAAGCTCCGTGCTAccatcaagggcaagggagcCGCCAAGTCTGACGAGAAGGCCAttgaggaggccaaggaggaggatgccatcaaggaggaggagaccCCCGCCACCGAGGAGGCTGCCAAGACTGAGGAGGCTgtcaaggaggaggctgccGCCACCGAGGAAGCCCCCAAGCctgtcgaggccgaggctgagaaCAAGCCCGAGGACATCACCACCGCTACTCCCGCCGTCATTGCGGCCGCTTAG